ATATCCTGATTTATATTTCACCCATATGACACATTTTAATCTTCAAACCGAAATGGTTCCCAAGGGGGATCAGCCAAAGGCGATTGACACGCTGTCCAAAGGCTTAGAGCAGGGCAGGGCCCATCAGGTGATGCTGGGGGTGACCGGATCAGGAAAAACCTTTTCCATGGCCAATGTGATTGAGCGCATGGGCAGGCCCACGCTGGTAATCGCCCCCAACAAAACCCTGGCCGCCCAGTTGTATAATGAGTTCCGGGCATTTTTCCCGGAAAACGCAGTGGAATATTTTGTAAGCTATTATGACTATTACCAGCCGGAAGCCTATATTCCGGTGAGTGACACATATATCCAGAAGGATTCCTCCATCAATGAGATGATTGACAAGATGCGCCATTCCGCCACGCGTTCGGTATTATCGAGGCGCGATGTCATTGTGGTGGCCAGCGTTTCCTGTATATACGGACTGGGCGCACCGGAAGATTACCTGGCCATGCGCCTGGATCTGGAGACGGGCGCAGAGGTTTCAAGGGATCAACTGCTAAAGGATCTGGTCGCCATCCAGTATGAGCGAAATGATACGGATTTTTACCGGGGCGTGTTCCGGGTACGCGGCGACCGGGTGGAAATTTTTCCGGCCCATGAGGATGAGGTGGCCATCCGGATCGAATTTTTCGGCGATGAAATCGATGCCATGGCAGAGATCGATCCATTGACCGGCAATATTTTGCTTTCCCTGGACCGGGTGACCATTTTTCCGGCCAGCCATTATGTGACCCGGCAGCGCACCCGCAAACGGGTGATCGATGCCATAAAGGCGGAGCTTAAGGAGCAGATCAGACATTTTTCAGATAACAGGAAATACATCGAAGTTCAGCGTATCGAGGAGCGCACCAATTTTGACATCGAAATGATCCATGAGCTGGGCTACTGCAACGGCATTGAGAACTATTCCCGCCATCTGACGGGCCGTTTAGCAGGGGAGCCGCCGCCCACCCTGCTGGATTATTTTCCGGATGACTTTTTGGTATTTATTGACGAAAGCCATATAACAATCCCGCAGATCGGCGGCATGTATAACGGCGACCGATCGCGGAAGCAGACGCTTGTAGAATATGGCTTCCGCCTGCCCTCTGCCCTGGATAACCGGCCGCTGCGCTTTGATGAATTCGAGGCCCGCGTCTCCCAGGCGATCTATGTGTCCGCCACCCCGTCCCATTATGAGATGGAAAACAGCGGCAATGCAGTGGTCGAACAGATCGTGCGGCCCACCGGCCTGGTGGATCCGGCTATTGAATTCAAACCGGCCGCCAACCAGGTGGATGACCTGCTCGATGAAATCCGCCCCCGCATTGAGCGAAATGAACGGGTGCTGGTGACCACCCTGACCAAGCGCATGGCCGAGGACCTGACGGAATACTATGCGGACCTTGGGATTCGGGTCAAATACCTGCATTCGGATATCAAAACCCTGGAGCGCATTGACATTATCCAGGATCTGCGCATGGGGGAATTTGATGTGCTGGTGGGCATCAACCTGCTGCGGGAGGGTCTTGATATCCCCGAGGTTTCCCTGGTGGCAATTCTGGATGCCGACAAAGAAGGGTTTCTGAGATCCACCCGGTCGCTCATCCAGACCTGCGGCCGGGCGGCCCGTAATGTGAACGGTACGGTATTGATGTATGGGGATGTGATCACTGAATCCATGAAAAAGGCGGCGGATGAAACCAACCGCCGCCGGGAGATTCAGGCCGCATACAATAAAAAGCACACCATTACGCCCGCCACCATTGACAAAAAAATTGCATCCGGGTTTGAACACATCTATCAGCAGCCGGCCGGGCAGGAAAACGGGCAGGTGGCGGAACCGATCGCGGATTATACCTCACTTGATAATCTGGATAGCAAGATCAAGCGCCTGGAAAAAGAAATGCATGAGGCGGCCAAAAATCTGGAGTTTGAAAAAGCGGCCAGGCTCAGGGATCGGATCAGTGATCTCAAAAAACTGATGGTTTTTGATTTTGCGGCAAGCCCGTAATCTTTGAAAAAAATATATCTGCCATGACTGCCTCCCTTAAAGAAAAAGCAACGGCCGCGCCATCCGGACCGGGGGTCTATATTATGAAAAATGCCCGACAGCGGATTATTTATGTCGGCAAGGCCGCCAATCTCAAAAACCGGTTGAGCTCATATTTCAGCGACAGTCCGCATATGGATGTCAAGACAGGGGTGTTGGTCCGACAAATCGTTGCCTTTGATATCATCCAGACCGGTTCTGAAAAAGAGGCCCTGATATTAGAGTCCAACCTGATTAAAAAACACCGGCCCCGCTACAATGTGATCTTAAAGGATGATAAGCGGTATCCTTCGCTGCGGATAGACATGAAAAGCGACTACCCCTGCCTTCAGGTGGTCCGCAAAATCCGAAATGACGGGGCGGCCTATTTCGGCCCGTTCGCCTCCGCCGGCGCGGTCCGCCAGACGCTTAAGCTTATAAACAAAACATTCCGGCTGAGAAAATGCACGTCCTCCCGAATCAAGCCCCGCAGCCGGCCCTGCCTTTATCACCAGATGGATCTTTGCCTGGCGCCCTGCTGCAAACCGGTGAGCCCCGCGGTATACCATGAAATCGTCAATGAGGTGCGAATGTTTCTAAACGGCCGCACCGCTGAATTAACCGCCAAGATCAGGTCGGAGATGGCGGCTGCGGCCGAGCGCCAGGAATTTGAAAAAGCCGCCGGCCTAAGAGACAAGCTGTTTGCCATTGAAAAAACTGTTGAAAAGCAGGTGGCGGTGACCCCGGATTTCGTGGATCGCGATGTGATCGGCATAGCCAGTGATCCGCCATATGCCCTGCTTTGGGTCATGTTTGTAAGGAACGGGTTTATGCAGGGGGCAAAGGATTTTCGGGTGGATGAGGACACGGCAACGGATGCCGAGATTATCGGCGCGTTTTTAAAACAGCACTATGAAGCCGCCCCGGAAATTCCTGAAGAAATTCTGATTCCCTGTGAGCATGAAGATAAATCCCTGTATGCGGAATGGCTCTCCCAGAAAAAGGGCAAAAAAGTCCGGCTTCATCACCCGAGGCGCGGGGACAAAGTCCGGCTGATCCGAATGTGTGAAGAAAACGCGAAAACCCGGCTTTCCCAGCGGATCGAGGCGGAAATGGCCAATCAGTCCATGCTGGAGGGACTTCGGCAGCAGTTCCGGCTGGATGGGCTGCCCAGGCGTATTGAATGTGTGGACAATTCCGGAATTTCCGGGCAGGAACTGGTCGCCGGCATGGTGGTCTATGCGGACGGCGTGCCGGATAAATCCGAATACAGGCGTTATATCATCCGAAATGTGGGCCAGGCGGATGATTATGCCTGTATGGCCGAAGTGCTGGGACGGCGGTTTGATCCAAACCATACCGCCACTGAAGAATTGCCGGATCTGCTGGTTATTGACGGCGGCAAGGGCCAGTTAAATATCGCGGTATCCGTGCTGGACAGACTGGGGCTTGGGGATAAATTTCCGGTCATCGGCATTGCCAAGGCGGATACGGACCGGGGGGAGACCAGTGACAAAATCTATGTTCCCGGCCGGCGTAACCCGCTCAATCTGGCTGGCCGCAAGGATGTATTGTACTTTATTCAGCGAATACGGGATGAGGCGCATCGCTATGCCATTACCTATCACCGGCAGAAGCGGCGTAAGACGGCGATGCGTTCGCGCCTGGACGGGATTCAGGGTATCGGCGAAAAGCGTAAGGCTTTGCTGCTGAAGCATTTCAAAAGCATCCGCAAAATCAGGGCCGCCTCTGTTGAGGAACTGGCCGGGCTGCCCGGAATGAACCGCCGGGCAGCCGAAAATATTCAAAAAGCGCTGAATGCCGATTGAGCTGAAGCGTAAGCACAGGGGGATCAGGTCAGCTGCCGGATTTCCGCCATAAGGCTGTGGACCGCTTCGGCTGAACCGTTTAGATCGGTTTTTTCTTCTTCGGTCAGCTGGATTTCAATGATATCCTCAATTCCCCGGCTGCCGAGCTTTACCGGCACGCCCATGAAAATATCCGAAATCCCGTATTCACCCTCCAGGTAGGCGGCACAGGGAAGTATCTTCTTTTTGTCCTTTATAATCGCCTCGGCCATCTCCGCCGCCGCTGATGCGGGTGCGTAAAAGGCGCTGCCGGTTTTTAAGAGGCCCACGATTTCCCCGCCCCCTTTACGCGTCCGGTCCACCAGGGCCTCGATCCGCTCTTCGGAGAGAAGCTCCGTAATGGGAATGCCGGCAACGGTTGAAAACCGGGGCAGGGGGACCATGGTGTCGCCGTGGCCGCCCAGAACAAAGGCATGGGTGTTTTCCACTGAAACATTGAGTTCCATGGCGATAAAAGTTCTAAACCGGGCGGAATCCAGCACGCCCGCCATGCCCATAACCCGTTGTTTGGGAAACCCGCTGGTTTCCATGGCCACCTGGCACATGGCATCCAGGGGATTGCTGACGATGATCAGGATGCTCTCCGGCGAATGCTTGGCCGCCTCAGCCGCAACCGATTTCATGATGTTGGTATTGGTTTTTAACAGATCATCCCGGCTCATTCCGGGCTTTCGCGGGATGCCCGCGGTAATGATCACAATATCGGAACCGGCAGAGGCCTCATATCCATTGCTGCCAATAATGGCCGCATCATGTTTTTCTATGGGGGCGGCTTCCAAAAGATCAAGGCCTTTTCCCTGGGGCAGACCTTCCGCCACATCGATCAAAACCACATCACACAATTCCTTTTCCGCAAGCCGCTGGGCAGTTGTTGCCCCCACATTGCCCGCGCCGATAACCGTTACTTTTTTATCCATGGCCGACTCCTCGCTTTAAGATGTGAACAAGTGCTTTCTCTCAACTAATTTTTCTAAGCTATGAATAATGGCAATATCTGTCAATAAAAATTCAAGATCCAAGTATAGGCATATCAAACTAAATTTATTGTATTTTATTTTTACCTGCATAAAAAATAATCCGGCCTGATGATTCGTAATCTTTTGACCGAAGGCATGAAATATTTTAGGCTCGCTTTTAATTGGAAATACTGATAGATAAAGAATTTTCTTGAGAAACCGTTTAAATAAGGATACCATGGATACTAATTATCAAGCAGATATTATTGGCTTTATTCCATCTGACGGTGAATTAAACGGATACGTCATGTCGATGGCGGGTTCATTTTTCTGGATAACGGATTGTGGCTTAGGGCGAAGATGAATTTTGGGGAAAAAGTCAAATCTTTGATTAAAGAAGCGGAATTATACAAGTCCCAGGGGCTCTTGAATGAAGCCCTGGACACCTACAAAAATGTTCAGACATTGATCGAATCCACCCAGAACATTAAAAACAAAGACAGCCTGCTGAGAAAAATCGCCAACAAAATCGATGGCCTTTATACCCAAATGGAGACCGAGTTCGCTACGCCCGAGCCGCCAAAGGTCTCTGAGGACGCCCGATCGGTCATCAAAGAAATGATTACAGAGGATGACCCCGAAGCCAAAGGGTCCTCATCCCTGGCCGGCGCGCTCGCCTTGGCGAAGTTCGGGCAGTATGATCAGGCCATTGAGGAATTGACCCGACTTCTTTCTTATGATTCACTGAGGCTTGAGGCGGCCAGGAATATTATCTGGTGCTGGGTGCAGCAAAACGAAGTGGATAAGGCGCTGGGGCGCGTGAAACAATGGATGTCCGGCAACGTATTAACCCTGGATGAGGTCAACAGCGTGCGCGCTTATTTTGAGGAACTCGTTCAAAACGCCGGACTGGACGCCCGGATTTCATCGGACAAGATCCATAAGGATCTCGAACCGGAATCCCAGGTTGATGATGAAGAAATCCTGGATATCAATGCCACCCGCTTCACTCTGCCCAGAGGCGCGCGAAAAGGCGAGGCGGTCGAGTTGGAAGTCAGTTTTCAGGCGGGTAAATACCTCAAGATGCTGGTGCCCAGAAAGGATCAAAAACTTATCGAAAGCTTAAATGTCGGGGATCAACTGAACGGGATGACATTTTATTCGCCCATGGCGATTTTTTCCGGAATCGGCTATATTTCTTCCAAAGTGACCATTAATGCCGGACCGAAAAAAGGGGACTACAGCCTGGAAATAAAGATCCTGAGCATTCAAACTTAGATGCCACTGGATGCGATGCCAATTATTCCGTGTACATACATTGACCGGAGATCATTTTACTTATGGCGGTGCTGAATCTTAAAAATCGGGAAATTCAATGCAAAATCGTTTATTACGGGCCGGGACGCAGCGGCAAGACCACCAACCTGGAATTTATCCATAAAAACTATACCAAGCAGGTCGCCGGCAAAATGATTTCTATTGATACCCATGGCGACCGTACGCTGTTTTTTGATTTTCTGCCGCTTGGACTCGGCAAAATCAGAGGATGTGAGATTAAGGCCCAGCTATACACGGTTCCCGGACAGGTGCAATATCGCTCTACGCGGGAATTGGTCTTAAAAGGGGTGGATGGGATTGTTTTTGTGGCGGACTCTTTAAAAGTGCGAAGAGAAAAGAATATGCTTTCATTAAAAGACCTCCATGAAAACCTTAAAAACCTGGGGATGGATATCAGAAAAATTCCACTGGTCTTGCAGTATAATAAACGGGACCTTGAAAAACAGGGATTGCCATTGATGCCGGTTGAAAAGATGGATCATGAGCTGAATCGACAGTTGAAAGCCCCGGGCTTTAACGCCAGCGCATTGACCGGGGAAGGCGTGGGCCACACGCTGTCCCGGATTATGAAGTTGACGCTGCAGCATCTGCAGAAAGAATTTCAATGGGCGCAAGATAAATAATTATGGAATCCAATGTTGTATTAAAGGGCAACCTTAAATTTATCGGATTGGGGGAACTGCTCCAATTGCTGGGCGGCAATGCCAGCACCGGCATTTTGAAACTGAACTCCCATAGTGTAGCCCATCCCGGGCGTATCTATATTATCGACGGCAATCCGGTGAATGCGGAAGCCGGCGAATATAAGGGCCTTGATGCGTTAAATCGGCTCTTCGGCTGGCTCGATGCGGACTACGAGTTCATCAATGAAGCCGTCCGCTGTGAACGGGTTATCAAAAAAAGCCGCATGGAAATTATCCTGGATGCCCTGCGAATGTTTGATGATGGAGAAATCGAAATACTCGGCGGTGACGGGGATGATGTGAAAAGCGGGTCTGGCTCGGATGAGGCTTCTGATCTGCCGGTTATTAAGGGGCCGCTCGTTGATTATATCTACATCGTGGATGAAGAAGAATTTCCTGCCGGCAAAGAGATTGTTTTCCAGGAAAAATACGGCAACTGGTTCTGGGTCGTACTGCAGGGCAAAGTGGAAGTGATTCGAATGCTGCCGGAGGGCCGTGTCCCGATTAATCAGCTTTCCGACGGGGCGTTTATCGGCAGTATCGGCTCATTCATGCGCAAAGGCAGTGTTCAGCGAAGCGCCACCGTGGTAGCGATTACGGATGTGCAATTGGGGGTGATGGATTATGACCTTTTATTTAAAGAGTTTTCCGAGTTGTCCCCGGTTTTCCAGTTGATCCTGGCTTCTCTGGATAACCGTCTGCGGCAAGTTACCACGAACTGCGCCCGGGCCCTGCTAAACATGGTACAGGCTCAAAAACGGATGGATGACTTTCAGACATTTACGCACCAGAAAAACGAAGAGGCGGTATATCAGATACAAAACGGAGAGGCCATTGTGGTTCGCAGTCTGAATAAGGGCTTTATCGAATTGTGCCGACTCGGTCCCAGCGATATTATCGGGCACATTCCCTTTTTAAATACCGCCCATGAACCGCATTCAGCAGCTCTGTATGTGTCTCCGGATTTTGAATATGCGCCCCTGAATCTCAACCCGGTGAGAAAAGAATTCAACCAACTGAGTCAGACATTTAAAAATTTAATTCAGCACACCGCCGCTTCCATATCTGTCACCACCCGGCGGTTTTTTGACACCATGAATGTGGGACAGACGGATCAGTAACAGTTTATCAGCGAAGTGAAATTTAGTTTTTAATGCTTAAATTTAAATGCGGGTTAGGGGTAACTAACTAATAAGGTGAGGGGTTTTCCAATGGGAGAGAATAAAAGACGACACGAGCGTTATGATTCCCTGAATCTCATTTCCTATGTATGCCTGGACGCAGACGGCAAAGAATGGACACAGGGAATGGGCCGGACGCTAAACATCAGCGAGACCGGTCTTCAACTGGAAACGCATGAAGCCATTGAAAGCAAATACGTGGTTTTGCTTTCCATCGGTATTGAAGATGATCTCGTCGATATCCGGGGCAAGGTGGTATACTGCAATCGCGGCAAGGAAAACAAGTTTGAGTCAGGAATTGAATTTCTTGAAGTGCCGCCGGAGGCATATACCATTCTGAAGCGCTATATCAGCGAATTTAACAAGCAATATAGCAAATAGCCGGCACCTTTTTTAGGTGCTTAAAAATTCTAAATTAAGGGTGGATAACGGATTTTTTATGGGACAGGCAATATTTCAGACGGATTTTTCAGATCTTGAGCTGACGCGACAGGGAAAAGTAAGGGATATTTATGAATTGAGCGATCAGCTGTTAATGGTGGCGACGGATCGCATCTCCGCATTTGATGTGGTTATGCCCAATCCGGTGCCGGATAAAGGCAGGATACTGAATCACATCTCCCTTTTCTGGTTTGATATCATGACGGATATTGTCGCCAATCACGTCATAACTAGCGATGTGGATGCATACCCGGCCGCCTGTCAGCCTTACAAGGATATTCTAAAAGACCGAAGCATGCTGGTCAAAAAAACCGAACCATTGCCCGTGGAATGCGTCGTAAGGGGCTATATTTCCGGGTCCGGATGGAAATCCTATCAACAGAACAGCGAGGTTTGCGGTATCAAACTGCCCGCCGGCCTCAAAGAATCGGATCCGCTGCCTGAGCCGATTTTTACCCCCTCCACCAAAGCGGAGTTTGGTGAGCATGACATCAATATTACATTCGAGGCGGTGGTGGATCTGATTGGCCGCCGGACCGCGGAGCATATCCGGGACTTGAGTCTCTCCATTTATCAAAAAGGCGCGGCCATCGCCGAAGAAAAAGGGATTATAATTGCTGATACGAAATTCGAATTCGGCTATGACGGGGATCAATTGATCCTGATCGATGAGGTGCTAACCCCAGATTCATCAAGATTCTGGCCAAAGGCCACCTATCAGCCCGGCGGTCCCCAGCCGAGCTACGACAAACAGTATTTAAGGGATTATCTGCTCTCCCTTGACTGGGACAAAACACCGCCTGCCCCGATGCTTCCGGAGGAGGTCATCGCCAATACCCGACAGAAATACATGGATGCCCTGAACTCCCTGGTCGGCCGCACGCATGAATTTTAACACCGCTTCAGTTCGGCTGTCTTTGATCGATCAAGGGGATAATACGTATAAAATCTCAACGCGTCCATCCGATTCGCAGCTCGCGTCCTCAATAAAGGCTCTCGGATGCCTCAATCCGCCCATTCTGTATCCGATTAAGCCCGCCGGGTATTTAATTGTCAGCGGGTTCCGACGCCTTGCGGCAGCTGAGCAGCTGGGCTGGTCCCGCATTCCGGCGCGTATCATGCCGTCGGATATCGAAACATACGATATCGCGGGGATTGCAATTGCGGATAACGCTCAGCATCGGGAACTCAATCTCATTGAACAGGCCCGGGCGGTTGAAAAACTGGCGCCATTTTTTTCTAACACAGCAGAGCTGATCAATTTTGGCAAAAATCTCGGCTTGTCTTTAAACCAGCGGCTCATCTCCCGCCTTAAGCGGCTGCGTCGCCTTTCGGATTCGGTCCAGGCGCAGATTCTGTCCGGGGCCATTCCCCTGACCATCGCCCTTGCCTTAGAAAAACTGGAACCTCCGGCAGCCGAGGCTTTGGCTGATTTTTTTGATGGGCTGCGGCCGACTTTGAATCAGCAAAAGGAGATGCTGGAGTGGATCCAGGAAATCGCCGGGGCTTGCGATCAATCCATACCCGATGTTCTTAAAACCACCCCGATTCCGGAGATACTTGCGGACCAAGATCTCGATCGGCCGCAGAAATTAAAAAAAGTTCGGAACGTTTTGAAAGAGCGGCGGTATCCGACGATCTGCCGTTTTGAGGCTGTGATGGAAAAAAACCGCAAGGCCCTTAATCTGCCGGCCGATATTAGGCTTTCCGCCCCGGCCGGTTTAGAAGACGACCGGTTTTCAATGACCATAACATTTCGCTCGCCGCTTGAATTCAAAGAGCGAATTGAAGCCCTGTCGAATATGGCCGATGATCCCCGCTTTACTGCGATTGTAGATAAGCAAATTGACGATCAAGCACCTCTATATTGACAAAGACGTGGCGGATTTTCCGCTCACCCGGCAGATTCAATCCCGGCTCAACATCCCCGCAGAAGTCGTCGATTCGGCGGAATCCGTATTCCGCGCCATTGCCGGCCTGCCCGATCCGGTAAGTGCCGGCAAACAGCGGCTGTTCGTCACCCATAATAAGGGCGCGTTTATCCGGCCCTGCCCGGGCACCCGCTGCTATACCTGCTGCCGCTACATGATCCTTCATATCGGCACCTTTTGTTTGATGGATTGCGCCTATTGTATCCTTCAGTCCTATTTCCACCCCCCCATGCTGCAGTATTATGTCAACCAGGCGGCCATGATGGCCGCCCTTGATCAGGCCTTCGCCCAAAGGCGGTTTCGGCGCATCGGTACCGGCGAATTTACGGACAGCCTGATCTGGGAATCCATTGATGCGATTTCGGAAAAACTGATTAAAAAATTTTCCACACAATCCCAGATGGTATTGGAGATAAAGACCAAAACCACGCGGATTGATCATTTGCTGGATTTGGCGCACAACCGGAAAACCATTATGGCCTGGTCTTTAAACACCGAAACGGTGATAAAAAGAGAGGAACGACGAACAGCCGGTTTAGAGGCCAGACTCAAGGCGGCTTACCGGTGCCAGCAGGCCGGTTACCCCCTGGCCTTTCATTTTGACCCCCTTATTCTTTATCCCGGATGCGAACAGGAGTATGCGGATGTGTTGGACCGGCTTTTCACCCGGATCAATCCGGATCAGATCGTCTGGATCAGCGTCGGCAGTTTTCGGTTTATGCCGGATTTAAAACCGATTGTTGCCCGTCGGTTTCCGGATTCCAAGATTATTTACGGCGAGTTTATTAAAGGCCTGGACGGCAAAATGCGATATTTTAAACCCCTGCGGCATGCCCTTTATAAAAAATTCATCGATGATATCAAAGCCCGGGCCCCGGACCTATGCGTCTACTTCTGCATGGAAGATGAAAAAACATGGGAACATGTATTTGGATTCCGGCCCGCGGATCACGGGGGGCTGCCGGCGATGCTTGACAATTCGGCCATCAGGCACTGCGGTCTGAGCCCATAAACGCTTTGCCCGGAAAATAAGCATCCGGCCGGCATCGGGGCTCTACGCCGTCATTTAGGAGTAATTTATTTGACTTTTGAACGGGGTTCAACTAAAGTTTTTACCGAGTTATCATCCCATAAGGCAATTTAACTGCGTTCAATCGATTGAGGAGAAACTCATGAAAAAACAACGTTTGGCTTTATCCTATCTAATCATCTTCTGCCTTGCCAGCCTCGTTTGCGCACAATCCACTTTTTCCCAGACCAGTCAGCCGCATGCGGATGCCGTGATTAAAATCGTGCAAATAGACAAAATACTGGAAACGGTAGATCGTATTTCAGCGGCGGTGCCTGATCAGTCCCAGTCATCCCCATCCACCTTTGTTCGCTCCATGCTGATGGGCACCTCCTGGATTGATCCGGATCGCGCCATTGTTGGCGGGGTATTTTTAAAAAATGACCCGGCGCAACAGCCGGATGCCGCTGCCCTGATTCCCTTTCGAAAGCCCAATGACGATTTTCTGATGAATTACAATGCGGTTGCCGGCAGTGACTACTATATCATCAGCCTTCCGCCCGGCCAGGGCGGAATGGTTTCGGATCGGATGGAAGAAGCCCTGGTGGCCGCTTCCCTTAAACCGCCGGATGGGTTGATCTCCCTTGATCTGGCCGCAAGCCAGATCATTGCCAAAGCGGAGCCGCAAATCCAGAACATGCTTGAATCCTTAGAGCAAAAAGTACCGCCTGAGGATTCGGATACAGACCTGTCGCCCAAACAGGTGAAGCAAATGCTGGCCAATTTGATTGAAACCGGCAAACAACTGGAAAGGGTCTCCATCGGCCTGGATATGACTGAGGCGGAATTCGCATTTTTCTGTAATGCCAAGGCTCTTGAGGATTCCGGTTTGGCAGCCACCTTTGATGTGGAAAAAGCCAGGGAACCATTGATACTGGCAGATTATCAGCCGGACTATCCCATAAAATTTCGCTCGCAGCCCTATGATATCAACGCGGTAATGGATTTTTTTGATCAAAACTTTGCCCCGGTGTATGAACAGATGGGGGTGGATTTCGGTAAATTAAAAGAAATGACCCGGTATTTTTCCGGTGAGATGGCCGGTGGGGCATCTTTTGGAAAAGACAGGCTGGATCTGGAGGTTATTGCGGTCTTTGAAGACGCCGGTGAAATCCCGGATAATTACCTGGACGCCGTATATTTGCCATGGATCCTGAATTACGGCAAAACTATGGCTGAATATGTCAGCCGGCTATCCCCTGATGTCCAGGTTGAAAACTTTTTCGAACGAACGCCGGACTCAACCGTGGCCGGACAATCCGTTGCAGGGCTTAAGGGAAAAATGCCGGTAGACATGCAAACCGGTCAAAATACGTTATCCTTTCAACTGCGCATGACCCGGCTGGGCAACATGCTTTTAACCGCCTCGGATGATCAACAGCTGAAAACGCTGATTGAAAACGCCAAGGGATTGGAAAAAGCCCCGGCGGGCGGGCCCTTGATGCAGATGGATATCGATTTGGCGGCTTATTTAGAGGCCATCAGTGAATTCATGCCTGCCCAGTCACAAATAGATGCGGGGGAAATTCAAGATATCGGCAGTCTCTCTTATACGCTGGACCTGGCAGACGGCATGCTCAAAACCCGCTATTCCATGCAGCGGGATGCGATCCAGAAAATGGCCGCCTATTTTAAAGAACTGGGGCAGGGCACTGATGCGGCCGACACCCAAGGGGGGCAAGCCGATCAGGCCCGGCAACCGGGGGACTCGAAAGGGCCGGAACAAAGTAGCGCCGCCCGTGCCAGGCAGGCTGATGTTGAACCGGATGAAGACAGCCCGCAGTATTGGCTAAACAAGGGTGAGCTGTTTGCGACATACGGCAATCAGCGCCGGGCCATTGAACATTATGAGAAAGCTTTAAAAATCGACCCGAATAACAG
The DNA window shown above is from Desulfobacterales bacterium and carries:
- a CDS encoding phosphoribosylaminoimidazolesuccinocarboxamide synthase, with product MGQAIFQTDFSDLELTRQGKVRDIYELSDQLLMVATDRISAFDVVMPNPVPDKGRILNHISLFWFDIMTDIVANHVITSDVDAYPAACQPYKDILKDRSMLVKKTEPLPVECVVRGYISGSGWKSYQQNSEVCGIKLPAGLKESDPLPEPIFTPSTKAEFGEHDINITFEAVVDLIGRRTAEHIRDLSLSIYQKGAAIAEEKGIIIADTKFEFGYDGDQLILIDEVLTPDSSRFWPKATYQPGGPQPSYDKQYLRDYLLSLDWDKTPPAPMLPEEVIANTRQKYMDALNSLVGRTHEF
- a CDS encoding ParB/RepB/Spo0J family partition protein; this translates as MNFNTASVRLSLIDQGDNTYKISTRPSDSQLASSIKALGCLNPPILYPIKPAGYLIVSGFRRLAAAEQLGWSRIPARIMPSDIETYDIAGIAIADNAQHRELNLIEQARAVEKLAPFFSNTAELINFGKNLGLSLNQRLISRLKRLRRLSDSVQAQILSGAIPLTIALALEKLEPPAAEALADFFDGLRPTLNQQKEMLEWIQEIAGACDQSIPDVLKTTPIPEILADQDLDRPQKLKKVRNVLKERRYPTICRFEAVMEKNRKALNLPADIRLSAPAGLEDDRFSMTITFRSPLEFKERIEALSNMADDPRFTAIVDKQIDDQAPLY
- a CDS encoding DNA photolyase, which codes for MTIKHLYIDKDVADFPLTRQIQSRLNIPAEVVDSAESVFRAIAGLPDPVSAGKQRLFVTHNKGAFIRPCPGTRCYTCCRYMILHIGTFCLMDCAYCILQSYFHPPMLQYYVNQAAMMAALDQAFAQRRFRRIGTGEFTDSLIWESIDAISEKLIKKFSTQSQMVLEIKTKTTRIDHLLDLAHNRKTIMAWSLNTETVIKREERRTAGLEARLKAAYRCQQAGYPLAFHFDPLILYPGCEQEYADVLDRLFTRINPDQIVWISVGSFRFMPDLKPIVARRFPDSKIIYGEFIKGLDGKMRYFKPLRHALYKKFIDDIKARAPDLCVYFCMEDEKTWEHVFGFRPADHGGLPAMLDNSAIRHCGLSP
- a CDS encoding tetratricopeptide repeat protein; this encodes MKKQRLALSYLIIFCLASLVCAQSTFSQTSQPHADAVIKIVQIDKILETVDRISAAVPDQSQSSPSTFVRSMLMGTSWIDPDRAIVGGVFLKNDPAQQPDAAALIPFRKPNDDFLMNYNAVAGSDYYIISLPPGQGGMVSDRMEEALVAASLKPPDGLISLDLAASQIIAKAEPQIQNMLESLEQKVPPEDSDTDLSPKQVKQMLANLIETGKQLERVSIGLDMTEAEFAFFCNAKALEDSGLAATFDVEKAREPLILADYQPDYPIKFRSQPYDINAVMDFFDQNFAPVYEQMGVDFGKLKEMTRYFSGEMAGGASFGKDRLDLEVIAVFEDAGEIPDNYLDAVYLPWILNYGKTMAEYVSRLSPDVQVENFFERTPDSTVAGQSVAGLKGKMPVDMQTGQNTLSFQLRMTRLGNMLLTASDDQQLKTLIENAKGLEKAPAGGPLMQMDIDLAAYLEAISEFMPAQSQIDAGEIQDIGSLSYTLDLADGMLKTRYSMQRDAIQKMAAYFKELGQGTDAADTQGGQADQARQPGDSKGPEQSSAARARQADVEPDEDSPQYWLNKGELFATYGNQRRAIEHYEKALKIDPNNSKAYFHLAVSYGEVGQYEKALDAINRGIALQPEDGDYHYARGWIHSLAGSKDKAERDMQQAAELGNPDAEKYLQSIRKRYPNN